From the genome of Petrotoga sibirica DSM 13575:
AAGAAGAAGCAAGAAGAATTTTCCAAAATGGTGATGCTGTGTTTATGAGAAACTGGCCATATGCATGGTCTTTAGCTAACGCTCCCGAGTCTCCTGTTGCTGGGAAAGTTGGTATAACAGTCCTTCCAAAAGGACCTGCACCAGATGGAAGAAATTCTGCTACATTAGGTGGATGGAACCTCGGTATCAATGTAAACTCTTCTCCTGCTGAGGTAGAGGCTTCTAAAAAGTTAATCAAATTCTTAACCAGTAAAGAACAACAAGTTTACAAAGCTGTATATGCTGGTCAAACTCCAACTATGATAGAAGCATACAACGATCCAAGAACTATTGAAGCAAATGATTTCTATCCAGATATTTTAGATGTTTTCTTGAATGCTGAACCAAGACCTATTTCTCCAATATATTCTGAAATTTCATACGAGATCCAAGTTGCTGTACACCAAGTTCTAACAGGCCAATCTACCCCTGAACGAGCTTTGGACAGTTTAGCAAGAAACCTTAAATCTTTAGTTGAATAAAAAAAATGAAGAATTTGATATAATTTCCCACATGTGGGCGGTAAACGGAGTTTCTCCGTCTACCGCTCTTGTGTATAATATAATAGATTATAATGAGGGGGCGCTTCAATGAAAGTAAAAGGTACGTATAAAAGATCGGATATCTGGCTTGCGTTTTGGCTTATTATCCCAACCTTAATTGCTATCGGTATTACCGCCTTCTATCCTCTGGGGCAAACTATTTATGATAGTTTCTTCAAATGGTCTCTCAAACCAGGATTTGAAAGAGAGTTTTTAGGATTTCAAAATTATATCAATTTGTTTCAAAACCCTAGATTTTTGAGTTCGTTATGGAATACAATATATTTTACTTTTTTTTCTGTACTAATAGAATTCCTTTTAGGGCTAGGAACCGCCTTAATATTGAACGCAGATTTTAAATTGAGAGGTTTAGTAAGAGCAGCAGTTTTGATTCCATGGGCTATACCTACAGCGGTCTCTTCACAAATGTGGAAATGGATGTATAATGACCAATATGGTGTAATAAGTTTAATGCTATATAATTTAGGAATACTTGAGGAAGGTACCCCTATTCTTGGGACTCCAGGGATGGCTATGTCAGCCATTATAGCCGTAGATGTCTGGAAAACTACTCCTTTTGTTGCTCTTTTACTCCTTGCGGGGCTTCAAATCATACCCAATGAGTTATACGAAGCAGCTAGAATAGATGGGGCTAGTATATGGAAACAATTCACTTCTATCACTTTACCTGTATTAAGGCCTACTATTGGCGTGACTTTAATATTTAGAACTTTAGACGCTTTGAGGGTTTTCGATATTGTTTACATCATGACACAGGGTGCAGTGGCAACTGAAACTCTAGCGGTTTACAATAGGTCACTTTTGATGGATAATATCTTCTCTCCAAGAGGTTTGTTTGGATATGGTTCTGCACTATCGGTCGTAATATTTTTAATCATAGGTATATTCACACTTATTTACATGCGCTCGTTGAACATTAAATTAGATTGAGGAGGATAAAAATATGAGATGGGGAATGCGGGCAAAAAGAAATACTCAACGTACAATTTTATATATTTTGGTTATATTGATGATCATCTTTTATATTTTCCCTTTCTATTGGGCAATTAAAAGCTCTTTTACTGCGGATCAATATCTTTTTACAAAAAACATCACCCTTAGGCCTCAAGGTTTTACCTTTGAAAACTATATAAAAGTTTT
Proteins encoded in this window:
- a CDS encoding carbohydrate ABC transporter permease, with the translated sequence MKVKGTYKRSDIWLAFWLIIPTLIAIGITAFYPLGQTIYDSFFKWSLKPGFEREFLGFQNYINLFQNPRFLSSLWNTIYFTFFSVLIEFLLGLGTALILNADFKLRGLVRAAVLIPWAIPTAVSSQMWKWMYNDQYGVISLMLYNLGILEEGTPILGTPGMAMSAIIAVDVWKTTPFVALLLLAGLQIIPNELYEAARIDGASIWKQFTSITLPVLRPTIGVTLIFRTLDALRVFDIVYIMTQGAVATETLAVYNRSLLMDNIFSPRGLFGYGSALSVVIFLIIGIFTLIYMRSLNIKLD